A region of Diospyros lotus cultivar Yz01 chromosome 3, ASM1463336v1, whole genome shotgun sequence DNA encodes the following proteins:
- the LOC127796934 gene encoding LOW QUALITY PROTEIN: phosphoinositide phospholipase C 5-like (The sequence of the model RefSeq protein was modified relative to this genomic sequence to represent the inferred CDS: deleted 1 base in 1 codon), with the protein MTAIGLKAIMEMMKEIEMEVATRRRWREEGNKKRFEAAGQLRCFPAEVQGESEATIADADRIIEQALHKRHHFSKFARHTLTLDDFHHYLLSADLNARIVSQVQHDTSAPRSHYFIYTGHNSYWTGNQQSSDCSDVPIIKALQRGVRVLEFDIWPNSSKDDVHVLHGRDMIDLHGIFRANRGCRCKEA; encoded by the exons ATGACGGCGATAGGGTTGAAGGCGATAATGGAGATGATGAAGGAGATAGAGATGGAGGTGGCTACTAGAAGAAGATGGAGGgagg aaggaaacaaaaaaaggTTCGAGGCGGCGGGGCAGCTCCGGTGCTTCCCGGCGGAGGTTCAGGGCGAGTCCGAGGCAACCATCGCCGACGCCGACCGTATCATAGAGCAGGCGCTCCATAAACGCCACCATTTTAGCAAGTTCGCGAGGCACACTCTCACCCTTGATGATTTCCACCACTACCTTTTGTCCGCTGATCTCAACGCTCGGATCGTATCTCAG GTCCAGCATGACACGAGTGCCCCTCGGTCCCACTATTTCATCTACACCGGGCATAATTCTTACTGGACTGGGAACCAGCAAAGCAGTGATTGCAGCGATGTTCCAATCATAAAGGCATTGCAGAGGGGTGTGAGAGTGTTA GAGTTTGATATATGGCCCAATTCCTCAAAAGATGATGTACATGTTCTTCACGGAAG GGATATGATCGATCTGCACGGAATATTTAGAGCAAATAGGGGCTGCAGATGTAAAGAAGCCTGA
- the LOC127797042 gene encoding uncharacterized protein LOC127797042: MKLIRSALSSVSQYRLHRHRMVRTFSTSPHRGDDSQSTSLFESADEFERRIFGDSSGSDSRSNTFYQKLDRIEKSHNRSGLGSTFNGGNGSEFLDGLDESFNTLSDGMDGKLKKAATYFEFDPEEVNKEGYTFRPDMRFRAGMTYDIKDLDLTKPGVQKPFKRAEFEVTSEEVMKKADFRNVRFLANFITQAGIIIKRSKTRISAKAQRKVAREIKTARAFGLMPFTTMGTKQFVFGKTMKDLDEDYEYETYDTPNSVNVEDTEEPRGA, translated from the exons ATGAAACTCATAAGGAGTGCGTTGAGTTCTGTTTCGCAGTACCGACTTCACCGGCATCGGATGGTTCGGACTTTTTCTACAAGTCCACACCGAG GTGATGACAGCCAAAGTACAAGCTTGTTTGAGTCTGCTGATGAATTTGAGCGTAGGATATTTGGTGATAGTTCTGGAAGTGACTCAAGGTCTAATACGTTTTATCAAAAACTTGATAGAATTGAGAAGTCTCACAACAGATCTGGTCTGGGATCTACATTTAATGGTGGAAACGGATCTGAGTTTTTAGATGGCCTAGATGAGAGTTTCAATACATTGTCAGATGGTATGGATGGGAAATTGAAGAAAGCAGCCACATATTTTGAGTTTGATCCTGAAGAAGTAAATAAAGAAGGCTACACTTTCAGACCAGATATGCGCTTTAGGGCAGGAATGACTTATGACATTAAG GATCTTGATCTTACGAAACCTGGGGTACAGAAACCTTTTAAAAGGGCTGAGTTTGAAGTGACATCAGAGGAAGTAATGAAGAAAGCTGATTTCAGG AATGTCAGATTCCTTGCAAACTTCATAACTCAGGCTGGAATTATCATCAAGAGGAGCAAG ACTAGGATTAGTGCCAAAGCACAGAGGAAAGTTGCTAGGGAGATCAAGACAGCCCGAGCTTTTGGTCTAATGCCTTTTACTACTATGGGAACCAAACAATTTGTGTTTGGTAAGACTATGAAGGATCTTGATGAGGATTACGAGTATGAAACTTATGATACCCCCAACTCTGTCAATGTAGAAGACACTGAGGAACCCCGTGGCGCTTAG